Proteins from a genomic interval of Perognathus longimembris pacificus isolate PPM17 chromosome 14, ASM2315922v1, whole genome shotgun sequence:
- the Samd15 gene encoding sterile alpha motif domain-containing protein 15, producing MSEVSGDYDSNPDEDEYPLFERFKRPRLSTMYEIVEIEAMERADPQHSSETGPKPGSPESEEEGWEEQESASVKDVQRKPTWTPEDEPRGEKELDLSTPAKPGSPQEWKPETPRQPNDDTYENETYENETYEQAHIDPLAEVNLDNTEYELTELATEIRGPEATIGESRLESPEQTIQEFTEKLLEDQYEEIGLEPSKKITPGFPSEKLRKSVEEKVQPRKMTKEEIGKETRKDSIVKKSTELYEQTKPEFPDQRPRKSTEEADLESPEETKSRVPEQKPGDSTKEEVSESLEKIKPELSGEKSRKSLDKTEVPKKTRRKSYYKEKSTGPPEEAVSQEMKTDAQKRRQRKSSEGTKPTDQKEKQRKSSEIGQATPEKFKLEETLKESTEEKGQELPEETKSEFPKEDSRKSTDYQIPPQMAKPEFQEKTQVENNLRLSGEAKTREKHAEFSQDSSSKQIKSDSSVDKDEPARPEYQKRKMSTFKKGHALRSSKDSEIESVSMDDSDSSPELQTLLSFISSEYLQFYHSESEDEGEASSSKIGSSQELEQLVNKGYPFEQINDFDFLTWSPETVADWIGYLGFPQYKECFTTNFISGRKLIHVNCSNLPQMGITDFEDMQIISSHVRDLLKIEEPLFSRSIRLPRRDNIGLFLEQKSHTGVKSDSLTFSEFVKAAGLQDCGPPATTSQENQDITKMSPRGKASHLA from the exons ATGTCTGAAGTCTCCGGTGATTATGATTCCAACCCTGACGAAGATGAGTATCCGCTTTTTGAGAGATTTAAACGCCCGAGGCTTAGTACAATGTACGAGATTGTCGAAATCGAAGCTATGGAAAGGGCAGACCCACAGCACTCCTCAGAGACTGGGCCAAAGCCAGGGTCACCCGAGTctgaggaggagggctgggaagagCAGGAGTCGGCCAGCGTAAAGGATGTGCAACGAAAGCCAACCTGGACACCCGAGGACGAACCTCGAGGGGAGAAAGAGCTAGATCTATCCACCCCAGCGAAACCGGGAAGCCCCCAAGAGTGGAAGCCAGAGACACCCAGACAGCCTAACGATGACACGTATGAGAATGAAACATACGAGAACGAAACGTATGAGCAGGCCCACATAGATCCACTAGCGGAGGTCAACCTAGATAATACAGAGTATGAACTCACAGAGTTGGCTACAGAAATAAGAGGTCCAGAAGCTACGATTGGTGAGTCAAGATTAGAATCACCGGAACAGACCATACAAGAGTTTACAGAGAAATTACTTGAGGATCAATATGAAGAAATAGGTCTAGAACCTTCAAAGAAGATCACACCAGGTTTTCCAAGTGAGAAACTAAGAAAATCTGTCGAAGAGAAAGTACAGCCACGAAAGATGACCAAAGAGGAAATTGGAAAAGAAACACGAAAAGACTCGATTGTAAAGAAAAGCACAGAGCTATATGAGCAAACTAAACCAGAATTTCCAGATCAGAGACCTAGAAAATCTACCGAAGAAGCAGATCTAGAGTCTCCAGAAGAGACTAAGTCAAGGGTTCCAGAACAAAAACCAGGAGACTCCACTAAGGAGGAAGTTTCAGAGTCACTGGAAAAGATCAAACCAGAGCTTTCTggtgaaaaatcaagaaaatcaCTTGACAAAACAGAAGTTccaaagaagacaaggagaaagtcctattataaagaaaaaagtacaggGCCACCAGAAGAGGCTGTATCACAAGAGATGAAAACAGATGCTCAAAAGAGGAGGCAAAGAAAGTCATCAGAGGGCACCAAGCCAACAGATcaaaaagagaagcagagaaaatCAAGTGAGATAGGACAGGCAACACCAGAAAAGTTCAAATTAGAGGAAACACTAAAAGAATCAACTGAGGAAAAAGGCCAAGAGCTGCCAGAAGAGACTAAATCAGAGTTTCCAAAAGAGGATTCAAGAAAATCAACTGATTATCAAATTCCACCACAGATGGCCAAACCAGAATTTCAGGAGAAAACACAAGTAGAGAACAATCTCAGGTTATCGGGTGAAGCCAAAACAAGGGAGAAACATGCAGAATTTTCCCAGGACAGCAGTTCAAAACAAATCAAATCTGATAGTTCTGTAGACAAGGATGAGCCTGCACGCCCtgagtatcaaaaaagaaagatgtcCACATTTAAAAAGGGTCATGCATTAAGATCTTCTAAAGATAGTGAAATTGAATCCGTGAGTATGGATGATTCAGACTCGTCTCCAGAACTCCAAACACTACTCTCTTTTATCAGTTCAGAATATTTACAGTTTTATCACTCAGAGTCTGAGGATGAGGGAGAAGCCTCTAGTTCAAAGATTGGTTCATCTCAAGAATTGGAGCAGCTGGTTAATAAAGGTTACCCATTCGAGCAAATAAACGACTTTGATTTTCTGACATGGAGCCCAGAGACAGTTGCAGATTGGATTGGCTATTTAGGCTTCCCTCAATACAAG GAGTGTTTTACCACAAACTTTATCAGTGGCCGAAAACTCATCCACGTAAACTGCTCAAATCTCCCTCAAATGGGAATAACAGATTTTGAGGACATGCAG ATAATTTCTAGCCATGTACGAGACCTACTGAAAATTGAAGAGCCGTTGTTCAGCCGTAGCATCAGACTCCCCCGTCGGGATAATATTGGCTTATTTTTAGAACAAAAAAGTCATACCGGGGTCAAGTCTGACTCCCTGACCTTTTCTGAATTTGTCAAGGCAGCAGGATTACAGGACTGTGGTCCACCAGCGACTACCTCTCAAGAGAACCAAGACATTACCAAAATGAGCCCCAGAGGAAAGGCATCTCACTTAGCTTGA